In Triticum aestivum cultivar Chinese Spring chromosome 5B, IWGSC CS RefSeq v2.1, whole genome shotgun sequence, the following proteins share a genomic window:
- the LOC123114200 gene encoding ammonium transporter 3 member 2 — protein sequence MSVPVAYQGNTSAAVADWLNKGDNAWQLTASTLVGLMSVPGMVVLYGGVVKKKWAVNSAFMALYAFAAVWICWVVWAYNMSFGEELLPFWGKAGPALDQAFLVGRASLPATAHYRADGTLETAMVEPYFPMATVVYFQCVFAAITLILVAGSLLGRMSFLAWMLFVPLWLTFSYTVGAFSVWGGGFLFQWGVIDYCGGYVIHIPAGVAGFTAAYWVGPRTKKDRENFPPNNILFALTGAGLLWMGWAGFNGGGPYAANVDSSMAILNTNICTAASLIVWTCLDAVFFKKPSVVGAVQAVITGLVCITPGAGVVQGWAALVMGVLSGSIPWYTMMVLHKRSKLLQRVDDTLGVIHTHGVAGLLGGVLTGLFAEPNLCNLFLPVTNSRGAFYGGTGGAQLGKQIAGALFVIGWNVVVTSIICVVIRLVVPLRMPEEKLAIGDDAVHGEEAYALWGDGEHYDDTKHGAEHSAAVAPV from the exons ATGTCGGTGCCGGTGGCGTACCAGGGGaacacgtcggcggcggtggccgACTGGCTGAACAAGGGCGACAACGCGTGGCAGCTGACGGCGTCCACGCTGGTGGGCCTCATGAGCGTGCCGGGCATGGTGGTGCTGTACGGCGGCGTGGTGAAGAAGAAGTGGGCGGTCAACTCCGCCTTCATGGCGCTCTACGCCTTCGCCGCCGTCTGGATCTGCTGGGTCGTCTGGGCCTACAACATGTCCTTCGGCGAGGAGCTGCTCCCGTTCTGGGGCAAGGCCGGCCCGGCTCTCGACCAGGCCTTCCTCGTCGGCCGCGCCTCGCTCCCGGCCACCGCGCACTACCGCGCCGACGGCACGCTCGAGACGGCCATGGTGGAGCCCTACTTCCCCATGGCCACCGTCGTCTACTTCCAGTGCGTGTTCGCGGCCATCACGCTCATCCTGGTGGCGGGGTCGCTGCTGGGCCGCATGAGCTTTCTCGCCTGGATGCTCTTCGTGCCGCTCTGGCTCACCTTCTCCTACACCGTCGGCGCCTTCTCCGTCTGGGGCGGCGGCTTCCTTTTCCAGTGGGGCGTCATCGACTACTGCGGCGGCTACGTCATCCACATCCCCGCCGGAGTCGCCGGCTTCACCGCCGCATACTGGGTCGGGCCAAGGACCAAGAAGGACCGGGAGAACTTCCCGCCCAACAACATCCTGTTCGCGCTCACCGGCGCTGGGCTGCTGTGGATGGGGTGGGCCGGGTTCAACGGCGGCGGGCCGTACGCGGCCAACGTCGACTCGTCCATGGCCATCCTGAACACCAACATCTGCACGGCGGCGAGCCTCATCGTGTGGACCTGCCTCGACGCCGTCTTCTTcaagaagccctccgtggtcggcGCCGTCCAGGCCGTGATCACCGGACTCGTCTGCATCACGCCAGGCGCAG GTGTCGTGCAGGGTTGGGCGGCGCTGGTGATGGGGGTGCTGTCCGGCAGCATACCATGGTACACCATGATGGTGCTCCACAAGCGCTCCAAGCTCCTTCAACGCGTCGACGACACCCTCGGCGTCATCCACACCCACGGCGTCGCCGGCCTGCTGGGCGGCGTCCTCACGGGCCTCTTCGCCGAGCCCAACCTCTGCAATCTATTCCTTCCGGTGACCAACTCCCGGGGCGCCTTCTACGGTGGTACCGGCGGGGCCCAGCTCGGGAAGCAGATCGCCGGAGCGCTCTTCGTGATCGGGTGGAACGTGGTCGTCACGTCCATTATCTGTGTTGTCATCCGCCTTGTCGTCCCGCTGCGCATGCCCGAGGAGAAGCTCGCCATTGGCGACGACGCCGTGCACGGTGAGGAGGCCTACGCGTTGTGGGGCGATGGCGAGCACTACGATGACACCAAGCACGGCGCTGAGCACAGTGCGGCCGTCGCGCCGGTGTGA